In Mauremys reevesii isolate NIE-2019 unplaced genomic scaffold, ASM1616193v1 Contig8, whole genome shotgun sequence, one genomic interval encodes:
- the LOC120394822 gene encoding endothelial zinc finger protein induced by tumor necrosis factor alpha-like, with translation MIRAAGTPHSSALAPRGAGEGLNESTIQPVGTPRSSAPAPRSSALALNESTIQPVGTPHSSAPAPRGAGEGLNESTIRPAGTPHSSALAPHGAGEGLIESTIRPAGTPHSCAPAPQPGIGAPARPAGPPAPGRQYACPECGRAFGQSSHLTQHLRIHTGERPYVCPDCGRAFSASSNFLAHRRTHTGEKPYDCSVCGRSSRQLHPAAAPAPARGAPLPLRALRPRLLPELLAGQAPAPAHGRAPLPLRPVRGGLRRAVGAGRPPEPAHGGARRLPDCGKGFRRSSDLVQHQRAHTGERPFRCGQCGAGFNLASTLVNHQRSHTGERPYRCQRCGASFARSSTLARHRRSHGPEGSGRQEAEPGPQNQGSCPLPQQGPLGHSSELLSGQDTLTQQGPLRHGSAPAPRQPPTGHRSEPAPREPPTGHGSAPAPRQPPTGHESDPAPPDPPPGHGSEPAPRQPPTGHESDPGPQEPPTGHGSEPAPRQPPTGHESDSAPQEPPTGHGSEPAPRQPPTGHESDPAPQEPPTGHGSEPAPRQPPAGQGSEPAPHQGPLSQGPMGHRSDPAPQQNPLSQGTIDQGPAPQPGTLGQGSEPAPQEAPPARPPTPQPGERPYPCLVCGKRFSRSSNLVAHQRIHAGDKPFRCPECGRGFLRGSNLRTHRRLHTGERPYPCPECGKRFGDTSVLVKHQRIHTGERPHRCPDCPRRFSQASDLVAHRRVHTGEKPYVCAECGRGFSRSSNLLTHRRLHRGERPYPCPQCGKSFGQSSDLLQHQRTHTGERPFACAQCGKAFSKGSTLTGHQRIHTGERPFACPACCKRFRHSSHLTAHLRVHARARPL, from the coding sequence ATGATCCGGGCGGCGGGGacgccccacagctctgccctggctccccgcggggctggcgaggggctgaACGAATCCACAATCCAGCCGGTGGGGACACCCCGCAGCTCTGCCCCGGCTCCCCGCAGCTCTGCCCTGGCGCTGAATGAATCCACGATCCAGCCGGTGGGGacgccccacagctctgccccggCTCCCCGCGGGGCCGGCGAGGGGCTGAACGAATCCACGATCCGGCCGGCAGGGacgccccacagctctgccctggcTCCCCACGGGGCCGGCGAGGGGCTGATCGAATCCACGATCCGGCCGGCAGGGACGCCCCACAGCTGTGCCCCAGCGCCCCAGCCGGGGATCGGCGCCCCAGCGAGACCGGCCGGGCCCCCGGCCCCCGGGCGGCAGTACGCCTGTCCCGAGTGCGGCCGGGCCTTCGGGCAGAGCTCCCACCTGACGCAGCACCTGCGGatccacacgggcgagcggcCCTACGTCTGCCCCGACTGCGGCCGGGCCTTCAGCGCCAGCTCCAACTTCCTGGCGCACCGGCGCACCCACACGGGCGAGAAGCCCTACGACTGCTCCGTGTGCGGGCGCAGCTCGCGCCAGCTCCACCCTGCAGCGGCACCGGCGCCTGCACGCGGCGCGCCCCTACCGCTGCGGGCACTGCGGCCGCGCCTTCTCCCAGAGCTCCTCGCTGGCCAAGCACCGGCGCCTGCACACGGGCGAGCGCCCCTACCGCTGCGGCCAGTGCGGGGAGGCCTTCGCCGTGCAGTCGGGGCTGGCCGCCCACCGGAGCCGGCACACGGCGGCGCCCGCCGCCTGCCCGACTGCGGCAAGGGCTTCCGGCGCAGCTCCGACCTGGTGCAGCACCAGCGCgcccacaccggggagcggcccttCCGCTGCGGCCAGTGCGGCGCCGGCTTCAACCTGGCCTCCACCCTGGTCAACCACCAGCGCAgccacaccggggagcggccctacCGCTGCCAGCGCTGCGGGGCCAGCTTCGCCCGCAGCTCCACCCTGGCACGCCACCGGCGGAGCCACGGGCCCGAGGGCTCCGGGCGGCAGGAGGCAGAGCCCGGCCCCCAGAATcagggctcctgccccctgccccagcagggcCCCCTGGGTCACAGCTCAGAGCTCCTCTCTGGCCAGGACACCCTCACCCAGCAGGGCCCCCTGCGTCACGGGTCAGCTCCTGCCCCCCGGCAGCCCCCCACGGGTCAcaggtcagagcctgccccccgggAACCCCCCACGGGTCATGGGTCAGCTCCTGCCCCCCGGCAGCCCCCCACGGGTCACGAGTCAGATCCTGCCCCCCCGGACCCCCCCCCGGGTCATgggtcagagcctgccccccggcAGCCCCCAACGGGTCACGAGTCAGATCCTGGCCCCCAGGAACCCCCCACGGGTCATgggtcagagcctgccccccggcAGCCCCCCACGGGTCACGAGTCAGATTCTGCCCCCCAGGAACCCCCCACGGGTCATgggtcagagcctgccccccggcAGCCCCCAACGGGTCACGAGTCAGATCCTGCCCCCCAGGAACCCCCCACGGGTCATgggtcagagcctgccccccggcAGCCCCCAGCGGGTCAGgggtcagagcctgccccccatcAGGGTCCCCTGAGCCAGGGCCCCATGGGTCACAGGTCAGATCCTGCCCCGCAGCAGAACCCCCTGAGTCAGGGCACCATAGATCAGGGCCCGGCCCCCCAGCCGGGCACTCTGGGTCAGgggtcagagcctgccccccaggaGGCCCCCCCGGCtcggccccccaccccccagccgggCGAGCGCCCCTACCCGTGCCTGGTGTGCGGGAAGCGGTTCTCCCGCAGCTCCAACCtggtggcccaccagcggatCCACGCGGGCGACAAGCCCTTCCGGTGCCCGGAGTGCGGGCGCGGCTTCCTGCGCGGCTCCAACCTGCGGACGCACCGGCGCCTGCACACGGGCGAgcgcccctacccctgccccgaGTGTGGCAAGCGCTTCGGCGACACCTCCGTGCTGGTCAagcaccagcgcatccacacgggcgagcgccCGCACCGCTGCCCCGACTGCCCCCGCCGCTTCAGCCAGGCCTCGGACCTGGTGGCCCACCGGCGGGTGCACACGGGCGAGAAGCCCTACGTCTGCGCCGAGTGCGGGCGCGGCTTCAGCCGCAGCTCCAACCTGCTGACGCACCGGCGGCTGCACCGCGGCGAgcgcccctacccctgcccccagtgcggcAAGAGCTTCGGCCAGAGCTCCGacctgctgcagcaccagcgcacccacacggGCGAGCGCCCCTTCGCCTGCGCCCAGTGCGGCAAGGCCTTCAGCAAGGGCTCCACCCTCACCGggcaccagcgcatccacacgggcgagcggcCCTTCGCCTGCCCTGCCTGCTGCAAGCGCTTCCGGCACAGCTCCCACCTGACGGCCCACCTGCGGGTGCACGCGCGGGCGCGGCCGCTGTGA